From Sphingopyxis sp. MWB1, a single genomic window includes:
- a CDS encoding RNA polymerase sigma factor, with protein sequence MEFDDAPNHGARTLAASEPLPPEDWRGCQRGSTSDASYAAHGPILARYFRRRVMAQDVGDFVQECFRRFAQYRASTSEPVDRPAAYLTRTARNLVAECARAGTRQLPVSQMPFDDNLHAGPDPHSMLEARETIRQLEAVIARLKPKTRTIFLMHRLEGLSYAEIAAAQGMSVKGVEKQMAKALGAIRRSRQDGQ encoded by the coding sequence ATGGAATTTGATGATGCTCCTAATCACGGCGCGCGCACCCTCGCAGCGAGTGAACCGCTCCCGCCCGAGGATTGGAGAGGATGCCAGCGAGGATCGACATCGGATGCGAGCTATGCTGCGCATGGTCCCATCCTTGCCCGCTATTTCCGCCGCCGGGTAATGGCCCAGGATGTCGGCGATTTCGTTCAGGAATGTTTTCGCCGTTTCGCGCAGTACCGCGCCTCGACCTCGGAACCGGTCGACCGGCCAGCGGCCTATCTCACGCGCACCGCGCGCAATCTTGTAGCAGAATGCGCGCGCGCCGGAACGCGCCAGCTGCCCGTGAGCCAGATGCCCTTTGACGATAATCTCCATGCCGGGCCCGACCCGCACAGCATGCTGGAAGCCCGCGAAACCATCCGCCAGCTCGAGGCGGTGATTGCGCGGCTGAAACCCAAGACGCGCACCATATTCCTGATGCACCGACTCGAAGGGCTGAGCTATGCCGAGATTGCAGCGGCACAGGGGATGAGTGTGAAGGGCGTGGAAAAACAGATGGCCAAGGCGCTGGGAGCGATCCGGCGGTCGCGGCAGGACGGGCAATGA
- a CDS encoding ParB/RepB/Spo0J family partition protein, whose amino-acid sequence MKLDFLDLDTLEVAKSNMRSKGKPPDVADILPSIAKRGILVPLLVRRCARTGEEAPDGARFEIVAGRRRFTAAQILKREGRAVPPLPCAILDDGDDADALEASMLENLARVTPDEVGQWEAFVGLVKAGRSIDEVAETFGFEPAAVKRILALGNLVPRIRNLYRSGAIDAATVRHLTLASKRQQSAWLALFGDEEAYCPTGHQLKAWLFGGAAIAVSRALFDVAESGAAIVSDLFGAESFFADADQFWTLQMAEIEARKCAYIEDGWSDVIVMAKGDWFRSWDHAHIAKRKGGRVYIEIRDNGEVSFHEGYLTAREAARGERSASATEPKPARPELSAAMNAYINLHRHAAVRADLARNGGVALRAMLAHVITGCGHYRADIEAQRAPKEAIAESLETAPAEAVFDERRRAVLGLLGFDPETPTVTAAPGHRPPFAAVFARLLKLPEPALFDIMAIVMGETLMAGHEAVEVVGLELGTDMRQYWRADPAFFEQLRDREILLAILGDMAGEAVARANEKEKVKTLKTIIADHLEGTNGRSAVTSWVPRWMAFPPGCYSERGGVASVSAHRRLRADCEAWQLDLDARDSAAECGETCVGEGKEDPDADSKAPPLAA is encoded by the coding sequence ATGAAGCTTGATTTTCTCGACCTCGACACGCTGGAGGTCGCCAAGAGCAATATGCGGTCCAAGGGCAAGCCCCCCGATGTCGCCGACATTCTGCCGAGCATTGCCAAGCGCGGCATATTGGTGCCGCTGCTTGTGCGGCGATGCGCGCGGACAGGAGAAGAGGCGCCGGACGGCGCGCGTTTCGAAATTGTCGCGGGACGGCGGCGCTTCACCGCGGCGCAAATCCTCAAGCGCGAGGGCAGGGCGGTGCCTCCGCTGCCCTGCGCAATCCTCGACGACGGCGACGATGCCGACGCGCTCGAGGCTTCGATGCTCGAGAATCTGGCGCGTGTCACGCCCGATGAGGTTGGGCAGTGGGAAGCCTTTGTCGGCCTTGTCAAAGCGGGACGCAGCATCGACGAGGTTGCCGAGACTTTCGGCTTCGAACCGGCAGCGGTGAAGCGTATCCTCGCGCTGGGCAATCTTGTTCCGCGTATCCGTAATCTCTATCGCAGCGGTGCGATAGATGCGGCAACCGTGCGTCATCTCACCTTGGCCTCGAAACGCCAGCAAAGCGCATGGCTGGCGCTGTTCGGCGACGAAGAAGCCTATTGTCCGACCGGGCATCAGTTGAAGGCGTGGCTGTTCGGCGGGGCAGCCATTGCCGTGTCGCGCGCGCTGTTCGATGTCGCCGAAAGCGGCGCTGCTATCGTGTCCGACCTATTCGGGGCGGAAAGCTTTTTCGCCGATGCCGACCAGTTCTGGACGTTGCAGATGGCCGAAATCGAGGCGCGCAAATGTGCCTATATCGAAGATGGCTGGTCCGATGTCATCGTCATGGCCAAGGGCGACTGGTTTCGGTCATGGGATCATGCCCATATCGCCAAGCGCAAGGGCGGGCGCGTCTATATCGAGATACGCGACAATGGCGAGGTCAGCTTCCACGAAGGTTATCTCACCGCGCGCGAAGCGGCGCGCGGCGAACGCAGCGCGTCGGCAACCGAGCCCAAGCCCGCGCGGCCCGAGCTGAGCGCAGCGATGAATGCCTATATCAACCTGCATCGCCATGCGGCGGTGCGCGCCGATCTCGCGCGTAACGGCGGGGTCGCGCTTCGGGCTATGCTCGCGCATGTCATCACGGGATGCGGCCATTACCGCGCCGACATCGAGGCGCAGCGCGCGCCGAAGGAGGCTATCGCCGAGAGCCTCGAAACCGCGCCTGCCGAGGCCGTCTTCGATGAAAGGCGCCGCGCGGTGCTTGGCCTTCTTGGTTTCGATCCCGAGACGCCGACCGTCACTGCCGCCCCCGGCCACCGGCCTCCTTTTGCGGCGGTCTTCGCGCGGCTGCTCAAACTGCCCGAGCCGGCCCTTTTTGATATCATGGCCATTGTGATGGGCGAGACGCTTATGGCGGGCCATGAAGCGGTCGAGGTGGTCGGACTCGAGCTTGGCACCGATATGCGCCAATATTGGCGCGCCGACCCGGCTTTCTTCGAACAGCTTCGCGACCGTGAAATCCTGCTCGCCATCCTTGGTGACATGGCTGGCGAAGCGGTCGCGCGGGCCAATGAAAAGGAAAAGGTGAAGACGCTCAAGACGATCATCGCCGACCATCTCGAGGGCACCAATGGGCGCAGTGCCGTCACCTCATGGGTGCCGCGCTGGATGGCTTTTCCTCCCGGCTGCTACAGCGAGCGGGGCGGCGTTGCGAGTGTGAGCGCGCATCGGCGCCTGCGCGCCGATTGCGAAGCTTGGCAGCTGGATCTCGATGCGCGGGACAGCGCGGCGGAATGCGGCGAAACCTGTGTTGGGGAAGGCAAGGAGGACCCGGACGCCGACAGCAAAGCGCCCCCGCTCGCGGCGTGA
- a CDS encoding DUF2149 domain-containing protein translates to MRFLEDDEADDPILSVVNLVDLFLVITAVLMVLIVRNPLNPFQSDKVMVVENPGEEDMTITIKNGEKLERYTSTDQLGEGGGVKAGTTYRLPDGNLVYVPE, encoded by the coding sequence ATGCGCTTTCTCGAAGATGACGAGGCCGATGACCCCATTTTGTCGGTGGTCAATCTGGTCGACCTGTTCCTCGTGATTACCGCTGTGCTGATGGTGCTGATCGTGCGCAACCCGCTCAACCCCTTTCAGTCGGACAAGGTCATGGTGGTCGAAAACCCCGGCGAAGAGGATATGACCATCACGATCAAAAATGGCGAGAAGCTGGAACGCTACACCTCCACAGACCAGCTCGGCGAGGGCGGCGGTGTGAAGGCCGGGACGACTTACCGACTGCCCGACGGTAATCTCGTCTATGTTCCGGAATAG
- a CDS encoding DUF2958 domain-containing protein, with translation MTLLPAHLRFALIANGHASRIHRAQEKPFDPWPVVKFFSPVGVATWLATEIDSDGDTLFGLADLGFGCPELGCFSLAEIAAVRLPFGLGIERDRHFDPLAPLSRWTETARRTGSISLAEKALLRRKFDRLLPDPPARPDGPARGEGS, from the coding sequence GTGACGCTCCTCCCCGCCCATCTTCGCTTCGCGCTGATCGCCAATGGTCATGCGAGCCGTATCCACCGCGCGCAGGAAAAGCCTTTCGATCCCTGGCCGGTCGTCAAATTCTTCTCGCCCGTCGGTGTCGCCACTTGGCTTGCGACCGAAATCGACAGCGATGGCGATACGCTGTTCGGCCTTGCCGATCTCGGTTTCGGCTGTCCCGAACTTGGCTGTTTCTCGCTCGCGGAAATCGCCGCCGTGCGCCTTCCGTTCGGCCTCGGCATCGAGCGCGATCGCCATTTCGATCCGCTTGCGCCGCTCTCGCGCTGGACCGAGACGGCGCGGCGCACGGGATCGATCAGCCTCGCCGAAAAGGCGCTTCTGCGCCGCAAGTTCGACCGGCTTCTGCCCGATCCGCCCGCCCGTCCCGATGGACCGGCGCGCGGCGAAGGCAGCTGA
- a CDS encoding TonB-dependent receptor domain-containing protein: protein MKPIKYLACAAFTFSSVARAEEQGIAPGRDAERDLSKATIVVTASQSNSDVRTAPASVSIVSGGDLRRRPAQDLAEALENEPGVLINSVGMSRRGISIRGMSDEHVLTLVDGKRINDASANMAHVDFNLGWVPSIAIDRVEVVRGPLSALYGSEALAGVINVLTRRPEEKLEASGLALQSFRDGSGGNSSQVAALVGGPLNEQLGLVAWGENRRRDRTQSEEDPLQSELEARKALSGSVIGWWKPAEGQRIELGFMASDDDRARATVTSGSNPVYYEYQDHVTRSRALASYAGNWSWGDVHLSAYRSVLERVNERDQGQQPTAPTKATDVVVDGRLTFVPFASNRLTLGAEHRNERLRDATINAEGEDSVNHNAVFVQSEWELMPGAMLTLGSRFDHHPAYGWETSPRAYLVVEPVDGLVIRGGVGEAFKAATLKQLSPGYITVAAGGRFIITGNPDLKPETSRSYEAGVAYHGTGWQLGATLFQNDLSNLVQTECVEFCGIRGRERRTYLNVDKARIRGIELGGEVSPVEALTLSASYSYLDPRDLTADQQLAERPNHSAKLQMAWQMTDATQFNLRGRYIGKQTVYANALPQRLDGYDLWSFDISHELGDRLTLKAGVDNIFKKRLVEESTLYSVAEPGRMVFAGLGVSF, encoded by the coding sequence ATGAAACCGATCAAATATCTGGCCTGCGCGGCATTCACCTTTTCGTCCGTCGCACGTGCAGAAGAGCAGGGCATAGCGCCGGGGCGCGACGCCGAAAGGGACCTCTCAAAAGCCACGATTGTGGTCACCGCCTCCCAGAGCAATTCGGACGTCCGGACAGCTCCGGCCAGCGTCTCGATCGTGTCGGGCGGTGATCTGCGCCGGCGTCCCGCGCAGGACCTCGCCGAGGCGCTGGAGAATGAACCGGGTGTGTTAATCAACTCGGTGGGCATGTCGCGCCGGGGCATTTCGATCCGCGGCATGTCGGACGAGCATGTCCTCACTCTCGTGGATGGCAAGCGCATCAACGATGCCAGTGCCAACATGGCGCATGTCGATTTCAATCTCGGCTGGGTGCCGAGTATCGCGATCGACCGGGTGGAGGTGGTACGCGGACCGCTTTCGGCCCTTTATGGCTCGGAGGCGCTGGCCGGGGTCATCAATGTTCTCACCCGCCGCCCGGAAGAGAAGCTGGAGGCCAGCGGTCTGGCTTTGCAGAGCTTTCGTGACGGTTCGGGCGGCAATAGCAGCCAGGTCGCCGCGCTGGTCGGCGGGCCGCTCAACGAACAACTCGGCCTTGTTGCATGGGGCGAAAATCGTCGCCGGGATCGCACGCAAAGCGAAGAAGACCCACTGCAAAGTGAACTTGAAGCCCGCAAAGCCTTAAGCGGCAGCGTGATCGGTTGGTGGAAACCAGCCGAGGGCCAGCGCATCGAGCTCGGTTTCATGGCCAGCGACGATGATCGCGCCCGCGCTACCGTCACCTCCGGTTCGAACCCGGTCTATTATGAATATCAGGACCATGTCACCCGGTCGCGGGCCTTGGCCAGCTATGCCGGAAACTGGAGCTGGGGCGATGTTCATCTGAGCGCCTATCGCTCGGTGCTTGAACGGGTGAATGAGCGCGATCAGGGGCAGCAGCCGACCGCTCCCACCAAGGCAACCGACGTCGTCGTCGACGGCAGGCTCACCTTCGTGCCTTTCGCCAGCAATCGCCTGACCCTCGGCGCGGAGCACCGCAACGAACGACTTCGCGATGCCACGATCAACGCCGAAGGCGAAGATAGCGTCAACCACAATGCCGTTTTTGTGCAGAGCGAGTGGGAATTAATGCCCGGCGCGATGCTCACCCTTGGCAGCCGCTTCGACCATCATCCGGCCTATGGCTGGGAAACCAGCCCACGTGCTTATCTGGTGGTTGAACCGGTTGACGGTCTGGTCATCCGCGGCGGTGTGGGGGAAGCATTCAAGGCGGCAACGCTCAAGCAGCTCTCGCCGGGCTATATCACCGTCGCTGCGGGAGGACGGTTCATCATCACCGGCAATCCCGATCTCAAGCCGGAAACGAGCAGGAGTTACGAGGCGGGCGTCGCCTATCATGGCACGGGGTGGCAGCTAGGCGCCACGCTGTTCCAAAATGATCTTTCCAATCTCGTGCAGACCGAATGCGTCGAGTTTTGCGGCATTCGCGGGCGGGAGCGGCGTACCTATCTAAATGTCGACAAGGCGCGCATACGCGGTATCGAACTTGGCGGCGAGGTTTCGCCGGTCGAGGCGCTGACCCTGTCCGCAAGCTATAGCTATCTCGATCCGCGCGACTTGACCGCCGATCAGCAATTGGCCGAGCGCCCCAACCACAGCGCAAAGCTGCAAATGGCGTGGCAGATGACCGATGCAACACAGTTCAACCTTCGCGGACGTTATATCGGCAAGCAGACCGTCTATGCCAATGCTTTGCCCCAGCGTCTCGACGGTTATGATCTCTGGTCGTTCGATATAAGTCACGAGCTCGGCGACAGGCTCACGCTCAAGGCGGGCGTCGATAATATTTTCAAGAAGCGTCTGGTGGAGGAATCGACACTATACAGCGTTGCCGAACCCGGTCGTATGGTCTTTGCGGGGCTTGGCGTGTCTTTCTGA
- a CDS encoding MotA/TolQ/ExbB proton channel family protein yields the protein MLALEATLYDASRLFLVPVILLILASLAYALISLGRFALEAAARASGRASQPLTAHSKRSGCTSEDLELVVMRRLEWLRIVSRSAPMLGLVATMIPMGPALLALGSNDAGEVGRNLVVAFSSVIIALIAASISFFVYTIRRRWLLEELRAIESAQGAE from the coding sequence ATGCTCGCGCTTGAAGCTACCCTCTATGATGCGTCCCGCCTGTTCCTCGTGCCCGTGATCCTGCTGATCCTGGCCTCGCTTGCTTATGCACTGATCAGTCTTGGTCGCTTTGCTCTCGAGGCCGCCGCCAGGGCGTCGGGGCGTGCCAGCCAGCCGCTTACGGCGCATAGCAAGCGTAGCGGATGCACGAGCGAGGACCTCGAACTCGTCGTGATGCGGCGGCTGGAATGGCTACGGATCGTGTCGCGCAGTGCGCCCATGCTGGGCCTGGTGGCGACGATGATCCCGATGGGGCCGGCTCTGCTGGCGCTGGGCAGCAATGACGCGGGCGAGGTTGGCCGAAACCTTGTCGTGGCTTTTTCCTCCGTCATCATCGCGTTGATCGCGGCCTCGATTTCCTTTTTCGTCTATACGATCCGCCGCCGCTGGCTGCTGGAAGAATTGCGCGCGATTGAAAGCGCGCAGGGGGCCGAGTGA
- the cobN gene encoding cobaltochelatase subunit CobN, with protein sequence MLRLLLLFGLLLCPSWLAAQQGPDQPLVRVVTTPFVLPAKFQPMQAWARDAGYRLEWVQVGEGDEGPADLAEGADFLILDGPRPSDMAAAQQAVGALDSLSAPWLSIGGGPPRFGHLPPAVARRLIAYYAGGGADNLKAFVAALPRALAGESLDHLPPPQSMPETGYYHPLAPQLFTAPEEIARWQAEMGWHARPVVAFAISSGAIRDMQTEVVEALAESAAAHGLMPIFFWHDDRDPEGITRMIRPLAAHALVNLTHMQNGDARKAEFEALDIPVLQGLNDRSNRPAQWRESVSGVGGTSTAVMLTGPEAWGVSDPIVLSAVEDGAPVPLAEQVELLSAKLARLVALRKTPAASKRLALFFWNYPHGEKNLAASNLNLPLSLEKLTQDLAAAGYDVAPEESDTLITSGQAMLGGLYRPETLQDLLDRDLAARLPLATYKAWIDTLPAARREELLAALGPPENSPALIGEDFIIPRLALGKLAILPQPPRGRDPRGAYHDKVTPPDHRYLATYLWAREGQRADAIIHMGTHGTQEWTPGKDRGLWAGDYPFLLVGDVPVFYPYIQDNVAEAIQARRRGRAVTISHQTPAFAPSGLYDELRDIHALIHQYAQLEAGTVRDRVAEAIVRQADSARLDADMGWDEAAITRDFPGYYQALHDHLHQLARMSIPLGLHVFGAPASPDRRLTTVMQQLGPDYLNVLGLDPQEAFAEGVDEIRQSEAYRTLAYYLREGGDIAAIADPALREQIELAASYERNLADPGESEALLVGLAGGFVHAGAGGDPIRNPQVRSGRNLYAFEAEKVPARAAYEEGGRALDQMIEAHVAKHGTMPRKIAFSVFAGETIRTLGIGEGQMLHALGLRPVWDRGGRVERLDIVPLEELGRPRIDVVMQPSSVYRDQFDRFLRLLADGIDRLANLEEESGPAAGAREIEQALIARGVEPERARDLSRLRIFTNAPGDYVTGLPDALTPGDDGRPAGWEDDGALADPFLQRMQYAYGARDWGVKLEGTNLFAEQLRDVDAAVMSRSSNLHGLLSTDHPFEHLGGLSLAVRHLTVRSPALYVTDMRGGEVRMTTAASFLSDELRVRYLNPQWIGEMQKEGYAGANAILGIVNNLWGWQVVDPGSVRADQWQAMHDTYVRDARRMGLNRFFERVHPDAQMQMIARMQEAIARGYWQADEATRQSLAGRLRELQDRGAALDDPISDTAGPRGVGLNGVMAARAAAPSPPAFAAQRAALPAPAPTGRILERVVIPDPPQQAGLRNQLSATLVLALLFLFGVLLEARSRRSSRPWETTNARA encoded by the coding sequence ATGCTGCGTCTGCTTCTGCTTTTCGGGCTGCTGCTGTGCCCCTCATGGCTCGCGGCACAGCAAGGCCCGGATCAGCCATTGGTGCGTGTTGTGACCACGCCCTTTGTACTGCCGGCAAAGTTCCAGCCAATGCAGGCCTGGGCGCGCGATGCCGGATATCGGCTCGAATGGGTCCAGGTCGGTGAGGGGGATGAGGGACCGGCTGATCTGGCGGAAGGGGCGGATTTTCTCATCCTCGACGGGCCGCGCCCGTCGGACATGGCGGCCGCGCAGCAGGCGGTGGGGGCGCTCGATTCCCTATCGGCTCCCTGGCTCAGCATTGGTGGCGGGCCGCCGCGCTTTGGCCACTTGCCTCCCGCCGTCGCGCGGCGCCTGATCGCTTATTATGCCGGGGGCGGGGCCGATAATCTGAAGGCATTTGTCGCGGCCTTGCCCCGCGCCTTGGCGGGAGAGAGTCTGGACCATCTGCCGCCGCCACAATCCATGCCCGAAACCGGCTATTATCATCCGCTGGCCCCGCAGCTGTTCACCGCACCCGAAGAGATTGCGCGCTGGCAAGCAGAAATGGGGTGGCACGCCCGACCGGTGGTCGCCTTTGCCATTTCCAGCGGGGCGATCCGCGACATGCAGACCGAAGTGGTCGAAGCATTGGCAGAAAGTGCCGCTGCGCACGGGCTGATGCCGATATTCTTCTGGCATGATGATCGCGATCCCGAGGGCATAACGCGCATGATCCGCCCGCTTGCTGCCCATGCGCTCGTCAACCTCACGCATATGCAGAATGGCGATGCGCGCAAGGCGGAGTTTGAGGCGCTCGATATTCCCGTTCTCCAAGGCCTCAACGACCGATCGAATAGACCGGCGCAATGGCGTGAAAGCGTTTCGGGGGTGGGCGGCACGTCCACGGCGGTCATGCTGACGGGTCCCGAAGCCTGGGGCGTTAGCGACCCCATTGTTCTCAGCGCGGTCGAAGATGGCGCGCCGGTTCCTCTTGCTGAACAGGTTGAACTGCTAAGCGCCAAGCTTGCGCGGCTGGTGGCGCTGCGGAAAACGCCTGCAGCTTCTAAACGGCTTGCGCTGTTCTTCTGGAATTATCCGCATGGCGAGAAAAATCTCGCCGCATCCAATCTCAATCTGCCGCTCAGCCTCGAAAAGCTTACGCAGGATCTGGCAGCTGCGGGCTATGATGTGGCGCCGGAGGAAAGCGACACGCTGATCACATCGGGGCAGGCCATGCTGGGCGGGCTTTATCGCCCCGAAACGCTGCAAGACCTGCTCGACCGCGACCTTGCCGCGCGCCTGCCGCTTGCGACCTACAAGGCTTGGATCGACACGCTCCCAGCCGCGCGCCGCGAGGAGCTGCTCGCCGCGCTGGGGCCGCCCGAGAACAGCCCGGCGCTGATCGGAGAAGATTTTATCATTCCCCGGCTTGCCCTGGGCAAGCTTGCTATCCTGCCGCAGCCGCCGCGTGGCCGGGACCCGCGCGGAGCCTATCATGACAAGGTCACACCGCCTGACCACCGCTATCTGGCGACCTATCTCTGGGCGCGCGAAGGGCAACGTGCCGATGCGATTATTCACATGGGCACGCATGGCACTCAGGAATGGACCCCCGGCAAGGATCGCGGGCTGTGGGCCGGGGATTATCCCTTCCTCCTCGTGGGGGACGTGCCCGTTTTCTATCCCTATATTCAGGATAATGTCGCCGAGGCGATTCAGGCGCGGCGACGCGGACGAGCGGTGACGATCAGCCATCAGACACCGGCTTTCGCCCCGTCGGGCCTTTATGACGAACTGCGCGATATTCACGCGCTCATCCATCAATATGCTCAGCTGGAGGCGGGGACGGTGCGCGATCGCGTGGCCGAGGCCATTGTCAGACAGGCCGACAGCGCGCGGCTCGACGCCGACATGGGTTGGGACGAGGCGGCGATCACGCGCGACTTTCCCGGCTATTATCAGGCGCTCCACGATCATCTGCACCAGTTGGCGCGCATGTCGATCCCGCTCGGTCTCCATGTCTTTGGTGCGCCTGCCTCGCCCGACCGCCGCCTGACCACGGTGATGCAGCAGCTGGGACCGGATTATCTGAACGTTCTGGGCCTCGATCCGCAGGAGGCATTTGCGGAGGGCGTCGACGAGATCAGACAGAGCGAAGCCTATCGAACCCTCGCCTATTATCTGCGCGAGGGTGGGGACATCGCCGCAATCGCCGACCCGGCGCTGCGCGAACAAATTGAACTCGCCGCCAGCTATGAGCGCAATCTCGCCGATCCGGGCGAGAGTGAGGCGCTTCTCGTGGGGTTGGCCGGCGGCTTTGTCCATGCTGGTGCAGGCGGTGACCCGATCCGCAATCCGCAGGTGCGCAGCGGGCGCAACCTCTATGCCTTCGAGGCCGAAAAGGTGCCCGCGCGCGCCGCTTATGAAGAGGGTGGCCGGGCGCTCGACCAGATGATCGAGGCCCATGTGGCGAAACATGGGACGATGCCGCGCAAGATCGCCTTTTCGGTGTTCGCAGGCGAAACCATTCGCACATTGGGGATCGGGGAAGGGCAGATGCTTCACGCGCTCGGACTGCGCCCGGTGTGGGATCGCGGGGGCAGGGTAGAGCGACTCGACATTGTGCCGCTGGAGGAGCTTGGCCGTCCGCGCATTGATGTCGTGATGCAGCCAAGCAGCGTCTATCGCGACCAGTTTGATCGCTTTCTGCGTCTGCTCGCCGACGGGATCGACCGCCTCGCCAATCTTGAAGAGGAGAGCGGCCCCGCCGCTGGCGCGCGCGAAATTGAGCAAGCCTTGATTGCGCGCGGGGTGGAGCCGGAGCGTGCGCGCGATCTTTCTCGCCTGCGCATCTTCACCAACGCCCCGGGCGACTATGTAACGGGCCTTCCCGACGCCCTTACGCCCGGCGATGATGGCAGACCCGCAGGCTGGGAAGACGACGGCGCTCTTGCCGACCCTTTCCTCCAGCGGATGCAATATGCCTATGGCGCGCGCGACTGGGGGGTGAAGCTCGAAGGCACCAATCTCTTCGCCGAGCAGTTACGCGATGTGGACGCTGCCGTCATGAGCCGCTCATCCAATCTGCATGGCCTTTTGTCGACCGATCATCCTTTTGAGCATCTGGGCGGGTTGTCGCTGGCCGTCCGGCATCTCACGGTCCGGTCGCCTGCCCTTTATGTCACCGACATGCGCGGGGGCGAGGTGCGCATGACCACGGCTGCCTCCTTCCTCTCCGACGAATTGCGCGTGCGCTATCTCAATCCGCAGTGGATCGGGGAGATGCAGAAAGAAGGCTATGCCGGGGCCAATGCGATTCTTGGTATCGTGAACAACCTCTGGGGCTGGCAAGTCGTCGATCCGGGCAGTGTGCGCGCCGACCAGTGGCAGGCCATGCACGACACCTATGTGCGTGATGCGCGGCGGATGGGCCTCAATCGCTTTTTTGAGCGGGTTCATCCCGATGCCCAGATGCAGATGATCGCGCGTATGCAGGAGGCCATCGCACGCGGATATTGGCAAGCTGACGAAGCGACGCGCCAATCGCTGGCCGGGCGCCTGCGTGAGCTGCAAGACAGGGGCGCCGCTCTCGATGACCCCATCAGCGACACTGCCGGGCCCCGCGGAGTCGGCCTGAACGGCGTAATGGCGGCTCGGGCTGCCGCGCCGAGCCCCCCTGCTTTCGCCGCACAGAGGGCGGCATTGCCTGCTCCGGCTCCGACCGGTCGCATCCTTGAACGGGTGGTGATTCCGGACCCGCCGCAGCAAGCTGGCCTGCGCAATCAGCTCTCCGCGACGTTGGTGCTGGCGCTGCTGTTCCTTTTCGGCGTGCTGCTTGAGGCACGCAGCCGCCGCTCCTCCAGACCATGGGAAACGACCAATGCTCGCGCTTGA
- a CDS encoding ArdC family protein: protein MAISSNPSTETNPLERARLGARADGRGARRCRTRGATGKPARRGGDAEHSAAPRAALYDEVTARIVAELEVGRVPWVQPWDTAAFAPGLPRNADTRRAYSGINILMLWAEAARRGFPAQGWLTFRQAMGAGGTVRKGEKGTTIFYAARFTPKGEAGMDERNGSPDADGEDRSVPFLKRFTVFNVAQCEGLPDRCTQPDIAMPPRVTVPRAEALIVATGADVRIGGNEAYYSPAADYVALPPQQAFRHQIDYYRTALHELGHWTGHPSRLGRDQTGGFASEAYAREELCAELASAFLCAALAIEPTVRHADYIGGWLDIMHRDARAIFKAASHASKAADYLLSFAPQVAAVSAGDRP, encoded by the coding sequence ATGGCTATCAGCTCCAATCCTTCGACCGAGACCAACCCGCTGGAACGCGCGCGGCTTGGCGCGCGCGCGGACGGGCGCGGCGCGCGTCGTTGCCGCACTCGCGGCGCGACCGGCAAGCCAGCCCGGCGCGGCGGTGATGCGGAGCATTCCGCCGCGCCGCGCGCGGCGCTCTACGACGAGGTCACCGCGCGCATCGTCGCCGAGCTCGAAGTGGGGCGCGTCCCGTGGGTGCAGCCGTGGGACACCGCAGCCTTCGCGCCGGGCCTGCCGCGCAACGCCGACACGCGCCGCGCCTATTCGGGGATCAATATTCTCATGCTCTGGGCCGAGGCCGCGCGGCGCGGCTTTCCGGCGCAGGGCTGGCTGACCTTCCGGCAGGCCATGGGCGCGGGCGGCACGGTCCGCAAGGGCGAGAAGGGCACGACGATCTTCTACGCCGCGCGCTTCACACCCAAGGGCGAAGCGGGGATGGACGAACGGAACGGTTCCCCCGACGCGGACGGTGAAGACCGTTCGGTCCCCTTCCTCAAGCGCTTCACCGTCTTCAATGTCGCGCAGTGCGAAGGGCTGCCCGATCGCTGCACGCAGCCCGACATCGCCATGCCGCCGCGCGTGACGGTCCCGCGCGCCGAGGCGCTGATCGTCGCGACCGGCGCCGATGTCCGCATCGGCGGGAACGAGGCCTATTACAGCCCCGCCGCCGACTATGTCGCGCTGCCTCCGCAACAGGCCTTCCGCCACCAGATCGACTATTATCGCACCGCGCTGCACGAACTCGGCCACTGGACCGGCCACCCCTCGCGATTGGGCCGCGACCAGACGGGCGGCTTTGCGAGCGAGGCCTATGCGCGCGAGGAACTTTGCGCCGAACTGGCGAGCGCCTTTCTTTGCGCGGCGCTCGCTATCGAGCCGACCGTGCGTCATGCCGATTATATCGGTGGCTGGCTCGACATCATGCACCGCGATGCCCGCGCCATCTTCAAGGCCGCGAGCCACGCGAGCAAGGCCGCCGATTATCTGCTTAGCTTCGCGCCCCAAGTCGCCGCAGTCTCGGCAGGAGACAGGCCGTGA